One window of the Candidatus Jettenia sp. genome contains the following:
- a CDS encoding aldo/keto reductase: protein MTLEKNRFTNRRDFLKDTFSIAVGLGFTKNLNTILHRSPVSSLPTEIEGIPKRRLGKTEEMVSMLCIGGYHIGRMYDEHYAIRMLHAAIDEGANFFDSAWCYNNGESERRLGKALKSRRDKAFIMTKNHGRDVDTASYQLHESLLRLQTDHIDLLQFHNLQTREEVESIFREGGAIEVALQAKKEGKVRYVGFTGHRNPEVLLEAIQKYHNHIDTVQMPVNLVDPHYFSFVQQVIPKAIEYDIGILAMKTVANGILLEDNVATIKECLYFAWNQPISTLVSGMDSIEQLKENITLARQFKELSEEEQSQLLVRTEPFGGIEREFYKHPSQNWRVCPAQPVH, encoded by the coding sequence ATGACTCTTGAAAAAAACAGATTCACAAATCGGAGAGATTTTCTTAAAGATACCTTTTCTATTGCTGTTGGCCTTGGATTTACCAAGAATTTGAATACAATACTTCATAGAAGTCCTGTATCTTCTCTACCTACAGAGATAGAAGGCATACCAAAACGCCGTCTGGGAAAAACTGAAGAAATGGTTTCCATGCTTTGTATAGGTGGATACCATATTGGTCGGATGTATGATGAACACTATGCTATCCGTATGTTACATGCTGCCATTGACGAAGGCGCCAATTTTTTCGATTCTGCCTGGTGTTACAATAATGGCGAAAGTGAGCGGAGACTTGGGAAAGCGTTGAAATCTCGTCGGGATAAGGCATTCATTATGACGAAAAATCATGGACGCGATGTTGACACAGCCTCATACCAATTACATGAAAGTCTCCTTCGGCTACAAACCGATCACATCGATTTATTACAATTCCATAATTTACAAACAAGGGAGGAAGTTGAATCCATCTTTCGGGAAGGTGGCGCCATTGAAGTAGCTCTTCAAGCTAAAAAAGAAGGGAAGGTACGTTACGTGGGATTTACGGGACATAGAAATCCAGAAGTACTTTTAGAAGCCATTCAAAAGTACCACAATCATATTGATACTGTACAAATGCCGGTGAATCTTGTAGACCCGCACTATTTCAGCTTTGTTCAGCAGGTCATTCCTAAAGCTATAGAATACGATATTGGAATTCTTGCAATGAAAACAGTTGCAAATGGCATATTACTAGAAGATAATGTAGCCACGATAAAAGAGTGTTTATATTTTGCCTGGAATCAACCTATCAGTACCTTAGTTTCGGGTATGGACAGTATTGAACAGCTTAAAGAAAATATAACCCTTGCACGGCAGTTTAAGGAACTTTCAGAAGAGGAGCAATCTCAATTACTCGTCCGGACAGAACCTTTTGGCGGAATTGAGAGAGAATTTTATAAACACCCATCCCAAAACTGGCGCGTTTGTCCTGCACAACCGGTGCATTAA
- a CDS encoding radical SAM protein — MHIGYIERKGHILTRPTLKCLSQVAAINPTLGCIHQCAYCYARGYSMYPGDGNVYIYRNMVEKLKKELLTRRKLPAYVFFSPTCDVLQPVPQVINITYELMCVLFEHGIGINLLTKGRIPIKILQVFQQYKKLVHVQIGITTINRDIQKRIEPYASTPRERIQNIEQLCAIGILPEIKLDPLIPGVTDTKPNLTALFKILQGFGVNSTGINYLFLRPQIKKNLCKALRNTSFLQTILRHYEKGKSLNLSAEKSRIFVLDTHYREQAYRQITEWARVFGIYAYVCGCKNPDITEEPLCGTNWNKHFEAIFEEKKRVLF; from the coding sequence ATGCACATAGGATATATCGAGCGTAAAGGACACATTCTTACCAGGCCCACGTTAAAATGTCTCAGCCAGGTGGCTGCTATTAATCCAACTCTGGGATGTATTCATCAGTGTGCATATTGCTATGCAAGGGGTTATTCGATGTATCCGGGCGATGGTAATGTGTATATCTACAGGAATATGGTCGAAAAGTTAAAGAAAGAGTTGCTAACACGCCGAAAGTTGCCTGCCTATGTATTCTTTAGCCCAACCTGCGATGTCTTGCAGCCCGTACCGCAAGTGATTAATATAACGTATGAATTGATGTGTGTATTATTTGAGCATGGTATTGGTATAAATTTACTTACAAAGGGTAGAATTCCCATAAAAATTTTACAGGTATTTCAGCAGTACAAAAAATTAGTGCATGTCCAAATTGGCATTACGACAATAAACCGGGATATTCAAAAGAGAATTGAGCCTTATGCCTCAACACCGCGCGAGAGGATACAAAATATTGAACAGCTCTGTGCTATCGGTATTTTGCCGGAAATAAAATTAGATCCGCTAATTCCAGGCGTAACCGATACAAAGCCAAATCTAACGGCTTTATTTAAAATTCTCCAGGGATTTGGTGTGAATTCAACAGGTATTAACTATTTATTCCTGCGGCCGCAGATAAAGAAGAACCTCTGTAAGGCACTCAGAAATACATCGTTTTTGCAAACGATCCTCAGGCACTATGAGAAAGGAAAGTCTCTGAATTTATCGGCAGAAAAATCCCGCATATTTGTTCTGGATACGCACTATAGAGAGCAGGCTTACCGGCAAATTACTGAGTGGGCAAGGGTCTTTGGTATCTATGCGTATGTATGCGGATGTAAAAATCCTGATATTACAGAAGAGCCTCTGTGTGGCACGAATTGGAACAAGCATTTCGAAGCGATCTTTGAAGAGAAGAAACGGGTGTTGTTTTAG
- a CDS encoding UbiA family prenyltransferase codes for MENSVPLCVDPDGTLIKTDILIEAFFILLRRNILFAFIAPLWLLKGKSYFIQQITNRVDLDIHSLPYNRKFISYLQEQHEEGRCLILITTLNDKYAHQIAEYIGFFDHVLTSNNHGKLKQLKDSFGVKGFDYAGNLRNDLEIWQHARQVIPINPRSRVKSTIRPPPEKTTSIKQIFHRWYRDIRVYLHALRIHQWLKNLLVFVPLITAHQLNNIPLFLQTTIGFFAFSLCASSVYLLNDLLDLSVDRKHPRKRYRPFAAGTIPIKHGMLLIPALLLASFGIALSLPGKFLAILGTYYILTLAYSLWLKKKMLVDVLALTALYTLRILAGSSTVFIVSSFWLLAFSLFIFLSLAMIKRYSELIGLRGPFEKFIKGRNYHISDLSTLKGLGISSGHMAVLVLALYINSEDIRVMYTHPTMIWLLCPLVLYWISRIWLLAGRGKLHDDPIIFAIKDRISKLIAIVTIVILWMAI; via the coding sequence TTGGAAAATAGTGTTCCCCTTTGTGTCGATCCGGATGGCACGCTGATTAAAACTGATATCCTGATCGAGGCCTTCTTTATCTTATTAAGACGCAACATCCTGTTCGCCTTTATTGCTCCCCTTTGGCTCTTAAAGGGAAAATCTTACTTCATACAACAGATCACTAATCGGGTAGATCTGGATATCCATTCATTACCTTACAATAGGAAATTCATAAGCTACTTGCAGGAACAACACGAAGAAGGGCGATGCCTGATTCTGATCACAACCTTAAATGATAAGTATGCTCATCAAATTGCCGAATACATTGGTTTTTTTGATCATGTCTTAACGAGTAATAACCATGGAAAGCTTAAGCAATTAAAAGACAGTTTTGGGGTAAAAGGATTCGATTACGCAGGCAATTTACGTAACGATTTGGAGATTTGGCAGCACGCACGACAGGTAATTCCGATTAATCCAAGATCTCGCGTCAAATCCACTATTCGTCCTCCTCCGGAAAAGACAACAAGTATCAAACAGATATTTCACAGATGGTACCGGGATATCAGGGTTTATCTGCATGCGTTGCGCATACACCAGTGGCTTAAGAATCTCCTGGTATTCGTACCTTTGATTACTGCCCATCAACTTAATAATATCCCGCTTTTCTTACAAACCACGATTGGATTTTTCGCTTTTAGTCTGTGCGCTTCCAGCGTTTACTTACTCAATGACCTGCTTGACTTATCTGTTGACCGAAAACATCCACGAAAACGATATCGGCCTTTTGCTGCGGGTACCATTCCCATTAAGCATGGCATGCTGCTAATTCCTGCACTCCTTCTGGCATCCTTTGGCATCGCGCTCTCGCTACCCGGAAAATTTCTCGCTATACTGGGTACTTACTATATTCTAACCCTGGCTTACTCCTTATGGCTGAAGAAGAAAATGCTCGTAGATGTACTGGCATTGACAGCGCTTTATACCCTGAGAATCCTTGCTGGCTCATCAACAGTCTTTATCGTATCATCATTCTGGCTTCTGGCCTTCTCCTTATTTATCTTTCTCAGCCTGGCAATGATCAAACGATATTCGGAATTAATTGGGTTACGGGGCCCTTTTGAGAAGTTCATAAAGGGACGCAATTATCATATATCCGATTTATCTACGCTCAAGGGACTGGGAATTTCAAGTGGACACATGGCAGTGCTTGTACTTGCCTTGTATATCAATAGTGAAGATATTCGGGTGATGTACACCCATCCCACCATGATCTGGCTGTTATGTCCTCTCGTGCTCTATTGGATAAGCCGGATTTGGCTCCTTGCCGGACGAGGCAAGCTACATGATGACCCTATAATTTTTGCCATCAAAGACCGAATCAGCAAATTAATAGCCATTGTAACTATCGTTATTCTGTGGATGGCAATATAA
- a CDS encoding Rieske 2Fe-2S domain-containing protein has protein sequence MSIAIKERETPVNRRRFLYFIGWGFIGVFLTTVLGTVVRFFYPRTILEPPTRYTIGYPFQYATGVSERFKKQFRIWIIREADKLYVIEAKCTHLGCTPNWLAAEGKFKCPCHGSGFTPEGLNIEGPAPRPLERFKVALDDNGQIIVDEGIRFRGERGEWNKTGAFLKV, from the coding sequence ATGTCAATAGCAATAAAAGAGAGAGAAACTCCGGTAAATCGCCGAAGATTCTTGTACTTTATCGGGTGGGGTTTTATAGGGGTATTTTTGACAACCGTATTGGGCACAGTTGTCAGGTTCTTTTACCCCAGGACTATCCTTGAACCACCAACGAGGTATACAATTGGGTACCCTTTTCAATACGCAACGGGAGTAAGCGAAAGGTTCAAAAAACAGTTCAGGATATGGATAATTAGAGAGGCTGATAAATTGTATGTAATCGAGGCAAAATGCACACATCTGGGTTGCACTCCTAACTGGCTTGCAGCAGAAGGAAAATTTAAATGCCCCTGCCACGGGAGCGGGTTTACTCCGGAAGGATTGAATATTGAGGGTCCTGCTCCAAGACCTTTGGAAAGATTTAAGGTTGCATTGGATGATAATGGCCAGATAATCGTTGATGAAGGAATAAGGTTCAGAGGCGAACGGGGGGAATGGAATAAGACTGGCGCATTCTTAAAGGTGTAA
- a CDS encoding cytochrome b N-terminal domain-containing protein, which translates to MLKEKGLLGMLKDVTVHSQVWKSIFRHTFADTPKNRMLKIVSNVFMHLHPAKVKRHAPQLKFTWCMGGISFFLFLVLTFTGVLLMFYYHPTVRDAYWDIKDLESQVPFGVILRNLHRWSAHLMIITVWFHMFRVFATGSYKPPREFNWCVGVVLLVLTLLLSFTGYLLTWDQLGFWAVTVGTNMARSTPLLGHEGPFGEQLGMTAHNDIRFALLGGSIVGGNALLRAYVWHCIGLPLIISVFMMVHFWRIRKDGGISGPL; encoded by the coding sequence ATGCTGAAAGAAAAGGGATTGCTTGGCATGTTAAAAGATGTAACCGTTCATTCTCAGGTCTGGAAATCTATTTTCAGACACACCTTTGCAGATACGCCCAAGAACCGCATGCTAAAGATTGTCTCAAACGTCTTTATGCATTTGCATCCGGCAAAGGTTAAAAGACATGCGCCCCAACTAAAATTCACCTGGTGTATGGGCGGTATCAGTTTCTTCTTGTTTCTGGTACTAACATTCACGGGCGTACTCTTGATGTTTTATTACCACCCTACCGTTCGTGATGCATATTGGGATATAAAGGACCTGGAGTCTCAAGTACCTTTCGGTGTAATTTTAAGGAATTTGCACCGATGGAGTGCTCATTTGATGATTATAACGGTATGGTTCCATATGTTTCGTGTATTTGCAACAGGGTCTTACAAACCACCAAGGGAATTTAACTGGTGTGTGGGTGTTGTTCTGCTTGTGCTTACCCTCCTTTTAAGTTTTACCGGCTACTTGCTTACCTGGGATCAATTAGGATTTTGGGCTGTAACGGTAGGCACAAACATGGCCCGTTCGACGCCCTTGCTGGGCCACGAGGGACCTTTTGGAGAACAACTCGGAATGACGGCACATAATGATATACGATTTGCGCTCTTAGGCGGTTCAATCGTTGGTGGAAATGCCTTATTAAGGGCATACGTATGGCACTGTATAGGATTGCCGCTTATCATAAGCGTGTTTATGATGGTGCACTTCTGGCGAATTCGCAAGGATGGAGGTATTTCTGGACCACTCTAA
- a CDS encoding FAD-dependent oxidoreductase codes for MNYKIVKANDHWFRENINCQYACPVNTPAMNYIERIAEGDFDGSLHLNFMANLFPHILGRVCTHPCETACRRGVIDKPIAICSLKRSAADFASKMFPGKPGNREKTGNRIAIIGSGPSGLAAANDLAFKGHDVVIYEALPLAGGMLSVGIPPYRLPRSTIEDAVNRIKEIGVDIRLNSSIDTYDKFNILLKEFEAVYIATGAHKSQSLDIPGEDISGVMHGITFMKNTNLGMIKTIPEKVVVIGGGFTAIDCARSSLRLGAQEVSIVYRRSLEEMPAGEAEVSMAEKEGIKIYFLTSPIKIVEGHGSRVTHLECIKNRLGEPDDKGRRRPVPIEGSNFTIPVNVVIAAIGQSPDIGFLSEKFGIQVNHWGMPTIDRESFMTTRKGVFAGGDCVTGPRNVIEVIADGRKAARSIHKFLTGQERTGYKFYYKEQFPSGRIPNYEAIPRQEQDNIPTEERLDLHTETELGLSKENTFKEAGRCLLCHFNIFIDEKCILCGGCIDICPHNCIFMVSREYVEDAGILDNKDSVPGDWDAVMVINEEKCIRCGLCVNRCPVDAITMKRFAYSEG; via the coding sequence GTGAATTATAAGATAGTTAAAGCCAATGACCACTGGTTCAGGGAAAACATAAATTGCCAGTATGCATGCCCTGTCAATACGCCAGCCATGAATTACATAGAACGCATAGCTGAGGGGGACTTCGATGGTTCTTTGCATCTTAATTTCATGGCAAATCTTTTCCCTCATATTCTCGGCAGGGTATGTACCCATCCCTGTGAAACTGCATGCCGCCGCGGCGTAATCGATAAGCCTATCGCCATATGTTCGCTCAAGAGAAGCGCAGCAGATTTCGCCAGCAAAATGTTTCCTGGAAAACCAGGAAACAGAGAAAAAACAGGTAATCGTATTGCAATAATTGGCTCAGGCCCTTCAGGTCTTGCTGCAGCGAACGATTTGGCTTTTAAAGGGCACGATGTTGTTATTTACGAGGCTTTACCACTTGCTGGCGGCATGTTAAGTGTGGGTATCCCGCCTTACCGGTTACCTCGTAGTACTATAGAAGACGCTGTAAACCGGATAAAAGAGATTGGGGTCGATATCCGCTTAAACAGCTCTATCGATACCTATGATAAGTTTAACATCTTGCTAAAGGAATTCGAAGCTGTGTACATTGCCACGGGCGCCCATAAATCACAGTCACTTGATATTCCCGGTGAAGATATTTCTGGAGTAATGCATGGCATTACCTTTATGAAGAATACAAACCTCGGAATGATAAAAACTATCCCCGAAAAGGTTGTAGTGATTGGAGGGGGATTTACCGCTATAGATTGTGCACGCTCGTCGCTCAGGCTGGGCGCTCAGGAGGTTTCTATCGTTTATCGGAGAAGTTTAGAGGAGATGCCGGCCGGTGAAGCGGAGGTAAGCATGGCAGAGAAAGAGGGTATAAAGATATATTTTTTAACTTCGCCTATAAAGATCGTTGAAGGGCATGGCTCGAGGGTAACACATCTCGAATGTATAAAAAATAGACTCGGCGAACCAGACGACAAAGGCCGAAGGCGTCCAGTACCTATTGAAGGAAGCAATTTTACGATACCGGTAAATGTGGTAATAGCAGCTATTGGACAATCGCCAGATATAGGATTCCTTTCAGAAAAGTTTGGTATACAGGTGAATCACTGGGGGATGCCTACTATAGACCGGGAAAGTTTTATGACTACAAGAAAAGGTGTATTTGCAGGCGGTGATTGTGTAACAGGCCCCAGAAATGTAATTGAAGTAATAGCAGACGGCAGAAAAGCTGCAAGGTCGATACATAAATTCTTAACAGGGCAGGAAAGGACAGGATACAAATTTTATTATAAAGAGCAATTCCCTTCTGGAAGAATACCTAATTATGAGGCAATACCCAGGCAAGAGCAAGATAACATTCCCACGGAAGAAAGGTTGGATCTCCATACAGAGACAGAACTGGGGCTTTCGAAGGAAAATACCTTTAAGGAGGCCGGAAGGTGTCTGCTTTGCCATTTTAATATATTTATTGATGAAAAATGCATATTATGTGGTGGTTGTATTGATATTTGCCCACACAATTGTATATTTATGGTATCACGTGAATATGTTGAGGATGCCGGTATTTTAGATAATAAAGATTCAGTCCCTGGCGATTGGGATGCCGTCATGGTTATCAATGAAGAAAAATGCATCCGGTGCGGATTATGTGTTAATCGCTGTCCTGTAGATGCTATTACGATGAAACGCTTTGCCTATTCTGAAGGATAA